In a single window of the Trypanosoma brucei brucei TREU927 chromosome 6, complete sequence genome:
- a CDS encoding alkyl-dihydroxyacetone phosphate synthase (identical to SP:O97157: Alkyldihydroxyacetonephosphate synthase (EC 2.5.1.26) (Alkyl-DHAP synthase) (Alkylglycerone-phosphate synthase). {Trypanosoma brucei brucei}(PMID:10589981)), with protein sequence MDKRMITDAFEEIKWNGWGDTGVCIKYDEARQLPIHTNGKPMKHLLKFMKDDVLKVKGEFKIKPTPGLTKEEAIKRLPPPVVKQPFVDELRQVLSKDQIRLDAYARLTHIFGKNYRDLWRVRRGMIDRPPDAVILPNNHDDCVKIMELAQKHNVVVVPFGGGTNVTGGVEPNPFETRRMVISIDMRRMGRMLHIDTESGTAVFEVGVLGPDIDEQLSRYGFMMGHDPDSYAYSTLGGWIAARGSGAMSNKYGDIENMILAMRVVTPVGVVETPLTSRPCGVDLNAMFVGSEGAFGLVTEAVVKIERIPEVKRYEGWLFPSFEVAFTAFHTCTRKGIHPCTMRLYDEDDTRLSFAASTDSGLVSTFFSKCFKKYIATVKGWNLSKISLVVVGFEGTKAQTNCQRSELVGVFQAFGATCLGTKPGNTWQEKKYDLPYLRDFALAHNFWADVFETSVLYTDAIHCWRAVKKSFAEVMAENGKNAWIGCHTAHQYRFGCCLYFTFIGGQADENDLKIFLQVKKRAMEVMLQHRGNLTHHHGIGYEHVPWMKRYNGEGGLDAIMKFKKALDPKNICNPGKLLPSPPSEKETPKATQARQNREMMFDKMGIPGALQAHL encoded by the coding sequence atggaTAAGAGAATGATTACTGATGCATTTGAAGAAATCAAATGGAATGGCTGGGGGGACACTGGCGTGTGTATCAAATACGATGAGGCGAGGCAACTccccatacacacaaatggaAAGCCGATGAAGCATCTTCTGAAGTTCATGAAGGACGATGTCCTCAAGGTGAAGGGAGAGTTTAAAATTAAGCCCACACCCGGGCTAACAAAAGAGGAGGCCATTAAACGGCTCCCACCGCCTGTAGTGAAACAACCATTCGTGGATGAGTTGCGTCAGGTTCTGTCAAAAGATCAGATCCGTCTCGACGCATATGCCCGCCTGACGCACATCTTTGGTAAAAATTATCGCGACCTTTGGCGTGTAAGGCGTGGTATGATCGACCGCCCACCCGATGCGGTCATTCTCCCCAACAACCACGATGATTGCGTAAAGATTATGGAATtggcacaaaaacacaacgttgttgttgtgccaTTCGGTGGTGGCACAAATGTGACAGGTGGCGTGGAGCCGAATCCCTTTGAGACGCGACGTATGGTTATCTCCATTGACATGCGACGGATGGGGCGAATGCTTCATATAGACACAGAATCTGGTACCGCTGTGTTTGAAGTGGGAGTGCTTGGCCCAGATATAGATGAGCAACTGAGCCGCTACGGTTTCATGATGGGTCATGACCCTGATAGTTATGCATATTCGACTCTTGGTGGCTGGATTGCTGCGCGAGGCAGCGGTGCCATGTCGAATAAATATGGAGATATTGAAAACATGATTCTCGCCATGCGGGTGGTGACACCTGTTGGCGTGGTGGAAACACCCCTTACCTCGCGACCCTGCGGTGTCGACTTGAACGCCATGTTTGTTGGGTCCGAGGGTGCCTTTGGACTTGTTACAGAGGCTGTTGTTAAGATTGAACGCATACCAGAGGTGAAGCGTTACGAAGGCTGGCTCTTTCCCTCATTTGAAGTTGCTTTTACTGCTTTCCATACATGCACACGCAAGGGGATCCACCCGTGCACAATGAGGTTATACGACGAAGACGACACACGGCTCAGTTTTGCAGCAAGTACAGACTCCGGGTTGGTTAGTACATTCTTCAGCAAGTGCTTTAAGAAATACATCGCAACTGTGAAGGGATGGAACCTCAGCAAAATATCACTTGTGGTTGTCGGATTTGAAGGAACCAAAGCCCAAACGAACTGTCAGCGGAGTGAATTGGTTGGCGTCTTCCAAGCCTTCGGTGCCACATGCTTGGGAACCAAGCCGGGTAACACGtggcaagaaaagaaatacgaCCTTCCGTACCTTCGCGATTTCGCTCTGGCTCACAATTTTTGGGCGGACGTATTTGAGACGAGTGTCCTCTACACGGACGCTATTCACTGCTGGAGAGCAGTCAAGAAATCGTTTGCGGAAGTGATGGCCGAGAATGGTAAGAACGCATGGATAGGCTGCCACACTGCACATCAGTACCGTTTTGGTTGCTGTTTGTATTTCACCTTTATTGGCGGGCAGGCCGACGAAAATGACCTCAAGATCTTTTtgcaagtaaaaaaaagggcgaTGGAAGTCATGTTACAGCACAGAGGAAACCTAACTCACCACCATGGAATAGGTTATGAGCACGTCCCATGGATGAAGCGTTACAATGGTGAGGGTGGGTTAGACGCAATTATGAAGTTCAAGAAAGCGCTTGATCCAAAGAACATATGTAACCCGGGAAAACTGCTCCCCTCACCCCCTTCGGAGAAGGAAACACCAAAGGCCACACAGGCCCGTCAGAATCGTGAAATGATGTTTGACAAAATGGGCATTCCCGGGGCTCTTCAGGCTCACCTCTGA
- a CDS encoding hypothetical protein, conserved (similar to internalin H (GI:3980135) [Listeria monocytogenes]), which produces MCSNPGGISCALFTCITSYIAQQPHENTPWVWYATHPRSALAMIATPSKQQRYVYQRLPSVDSDGKMTVRANISLHGVKLNGSTVRVPLLAAAAHVKLAAALGKCPVRAIFDSNCVKALGDFFNSLQRASGGCLVVELLRLQTTEFGALLERHRLRPAQVLDILRTVVCLVLEGACEVDLTPMIVHELTKLQSLHVSGGNLSSLSALRGSKTLLDIDVSGVSITHRDVNLLGQMAQLRSLVVDGCTGVISLTPFTGHPSLRHLSAAGCPNLRQVGSLGTIPTLEYANISSTAVSSEDLRRGLKGFMGIRGLVLDQLSFGEVEGTIRTHRTHWKVQRLSLKDVRCPRYTWVATAICLGDLYLDGTRLIERELSLLCSSLIYLERISIARCMWLVTSLRSLLALKHIREVTVSRRSLLEENGVAELCGRGVRCHICSM; this is translated from the coding sequence ATGTGTTCCAACCCCGGGGGAATTAGTTGCGCATTGTTCACGTGCATTACGAGTTACATTGCGCAACAACCACATGAAAACACACCGTGGGTCTGGTACGCGACGCACCCGCGGTCTGCGCTTGCGATGATTGCAACACcgtcgaagcagcagcgataCGTGTATCAGCGACTCCCATCAGTGGATAGTGATGGGAAAATGACAGTTAGGGCGAACATTTCTCTCCATGGTGTGAAACTGAATGGAAGTACCGTCCGCGTGCCGTTGCTGGCGGCGGCAGCGCATGTGAAGTTAGCTGCAGCACTAGGCAAGTGTCCTGTCCGTGCGATATTTGACTCCAATTGCGTTAAAGCATTGGGTGATTTCTTTAACTCCCTTCAACGTGCCTCAGGTGGTTGCCTGGTAGTGGAGTTGCTCCGGCTTCAGACCACTGAATTCGGTGCTCTGTTGGAACGCCATCGGCTGCGACCAGCTCAAGTACTTGATATCCTTCGGACGGTGGTATGTCTTGTGCTGGAGGGGGCTTGCGAAGTGGACCTCACACCCATGATTGTACATGAGTTGACTAAATTGCAGTCCCTTCATGTCTCAGGTGGAAATTTATCCTCGCTCTCTGCCCTCCGGGGTTCGAAGACACTGTTGGACATCGATGTAAGTGGTGTGTCCATCACGCACCGCGACGTTAATTTATTGGGTCAAATGGCACAACTGCGCAGCTTAGTCGTTGATGGTTGCACGGGCGTCATAAGCCTTACACCATTTACCGGTCATCCCTCGTTGCGTCACCTTTCGGCGGCAGGGTGTCCGAATCTTCGTCAGGTGGGATCACTCGGTACAATTCCAACCTTGGAATACGCAAATATATCCAGTACTGCTGTTTCTTCCGAGGACCTTCGACGGGGTCTTAAGGGTTTTATGGGAATTCGTGGGCTTGTTCTCGATCAGCTGAGCTTTGGTGAAGTGGAAGGGACAATTAGGACTCACAGGACTCACTGGAAGGTACAACGCCTCTCGCTAAAAGATGTGAGGTGTCCCAGGTACACGTGGGTAGCAACCGCAATATGCCTTGGCGATTTGTACTTGGATGGCACGCGCCTCATTGAAAGAGAGTTGTCGCTGCTATGCTCATCGCTCATATATCTGGAAAGGATTTCCATTGCGAGATGCATGTGGCTCGTGACGTCCCTCAGAAGCCTTTTGGCTTTGAAACACATCCGCGAGGTGACCGTCTCCCGCCGCAGTTTGCTGGAGGAGAATGGCGTGGCAGAGTTGTGCGGAAGGGGGGTACGTTGCCACATTTGCTCCATGTAA